One Dioscorea cayenensis subsp. rotundata cultivar TDr96_F1 chromosome 17, TDr96_F1_v2_PseudoChromosome.rev07_lg8_w22 25.fasta, whole genome shotgun sequence DNA window includes the following coding sequences:
- the LOC120280900 gene encoding GDSL esterase/lipase At5g45910, translating to MKLQRLTLIIFLCFSCFQMTMSKSQYYYTSIFSFGDSLADTGNMLLSGALPFPSISNLPYGMTYFHHPTGRCSDGRLIADFIAATMGLPFLPPYLENGRSFKQGANFAFSGATALEPEFFRNKGLGPILWTNISLSAQLKWFEELKPSLCGSIKECSEYFSKSLFLVGEIGGNDYNYAFFLGKSMTEVKSYVPKVIKAIIASAETPINQGAVHLVVPGNLPIGCSAAYLTLYYTPNKAAYNNRNGCLKSFNSFAKYHNSMLQQSLETLRHKYPQARIMYADSYGAAIPFAHSPQHYGFSKGALLTCCGGGGLYNFNISARCGHPGSSACDDPSSYVNWDGIHLTEAVYGHISAALLNGTHSEPSILGFNFN from the exons ATGAAGCTCCAAAGGCTAACACTCATCATCTTTCTCTGCTTCTCATGTTTCCAAATGACAATGTCCAAAAGTCAATACTACTATACATCCATTTTTAGCTTTGGTGACTCATTAGCCGATACCGGTAACATGCTCCTCTCCGGCGCTCTCCCTTTTCCATCTATAAGTAATCTTCCTTATGGCATGACATACTTTCATCATCCTACTGGCCGATGTTCAGATGGTCGTTTGATCGCAGATTTCATAG CTGCGACAATGGGCCTGCCATTTCTTCCACCATATCTAGAAAATGGCAGGAGTTTCAAGCAAGGTGCCAATTTTGCATTCTCTGGAGCCACAGCACTGGAACCAGAGTTCTTTCGAAATAAAGGTCTTGGCCCTATATTATGGACAAATATTTCATTGAGTGCACAACTTAAATGGTTTGAAGAATTGAAGCCTTCTCTTTGTGGCTCCATAAAAG AATGCAGTGAGTATTTCAGTAAATCTCTATTTCTTGTTGGAGAGATTGGAGGCAATGACTACAATTATGCTTTCTTTCTTGGCAAGAGCATGACTGAAGTGAAATCTTACGTACCTAAAGTCATCAAAGCTATAATTGCATCAGCCGAA ACACCGATTAACCAAGGTGCGGTTCACTTGGTGGTTCCAGGGAACCTCCCGATTGGATGCTCTGCCGCGTACCTAACATTGTATTACACCCCGAATAAAGCTGCCTACAACAACAGAAATGGATGCCTCAAATCATTCAACAGCTTCGCAAAGTATCATAACTCAATGCTCCAACAATCGTTAGAGACACTTAGGCACAAGTACCCTCAAGCAAGAATCATGTATGCTGATTCCTATGGTGCTGCAATCCCATTTGCACATTCTCCTCAGCACTATG GATTCAGTAAAGGGGCATTATTGACATGTTGTGGCGGTGGTGGGCTGTACAACTTCAATATATCAGCAAGGTGTGGACATCCAGGATCAAGTGCTTGTGATGATCCATCTTCATATGTGAACTGGGATGGTATACACTTGACTGAAGCTGTATATGGCCACATTTCTGCTGCTTTGCTGAATGGTACTCACAGTGAGCCATCAATATTgggttttaattttaattag